The sequence GTCCTGCGCGAACGACACCAGTTCGGTGCCGAAGCGGATGTCGCCGCCCGCCTCGCGGGCGGCCGCCAGCAGCACGGGCTCCAGGTCGTTCTGGCTGCACAGGCACCAGCCGGACGGGCTGATCCGGGAGAGTCCGCCGCCGGGGTCGATCGTGCGGAAGAGCCACTCCTGCTCGGAGCCGGTGAGGGTGTCGGCCTGGAGGATGCCGTGGTTCTCGGCGAGCACGGACGCGGCGGCGCGGATACGGTCCTCGACGCCCGCGACGCGCATCAGTTCCATGGTGCGGACGTTGTTGCCGCGCCCGCGCGGGTGGTACGAGGTGCGGGCATGCCGCTCGACCAGCAGGTGCGGCACGCCGAGGCGGCCGAGGAAGAGCGACGCGGACAGGCCGACGAGGGAGCCGCCCACGATCAGGACGGGCACCCGGTCGTCGGTGTGCCCGTCGGCGGCGGCCGAGCCGGCCGAGGTGGATGGGGCGGCTGAGCCGGGCGGCGGGGAGCCGGGCGGGGGCGCGGGGTGCGGGGCGTTCGTCATGGGGGTCTCCGGAGTGGGGGTGGGGGGTGCGCGCGGCAGTGGGGCGCGGGCCCGCCGCGCGGATGCTTCCCGGCGGTAGCTCCTTTCCCTGCCGAGGCGTTCCGCGGGCCGGGTCGGGCGGTGCTTCACTCGGCCGCCTCACGTGCCGCGCACGATTCCCGCCCGGGGCTGAGCATCGGAAACAGGCGGTCCCGCCGCGCGCATACGGCCTGACGCATATGCGGAAGGCATCACCGCCCGGCGGCGGCCCCGCGGCTCAGGGCCCTCCGGCCGCGCCCCGGCAACGGCACCACCACGGGGCTCCCCACCACGCGGCTCGGCCCGCGGCCGTCCGCACCCCGCCCCACCCGAGAGGAACGATCTTCCATGACGACTCTGGACGACCGGCTCGCCCCGCCCTCCTCCTCCGCCGTACCCGGCACGGCCCGGCTGCGCGTCGTACTGCTGCTGGACGTGCTCGACGGCAGGCAGCAGCGCTTCCTGGAGGCGTACGAGCAGATACGCCACCAGGTGGCGGCTGTGCCCGGACACATCAGCGACCAGCTGTGCCAGTCACTCGGGAACTCCTCGCAGTGGCTGATCACCAGCGAGTGGGAGGGCAGCGAGCCGTTCCTGGAGTGGGTGGAGAGCGCCGCGCACCGCGCGATGGTCGAGCCGCTGCACGGGTGCGTGCGGGACACCAGGTCGCTGCGGTTCCTGGTGGCGCGGGAGACGCCGGAGCAGGGCGCGCCCGGTGCACAGGGCGCGCGGACCGCCCGGGCCGCGGCGAAGCCGCCGGCGGCGCCCGCCGCCGGGCTCGACCCGGTGCCCGCGCCGCCGCTGTGCTCGGGCGGGGTGGTGCGGCACGCGATCACCTTCACGGTGAAGCCGGGCAGCGAGGAAGCGGTGGCGAAGCTGCTGTCCGACTACCGAGCGCCGCAGGCCCAGGTGGACGACACCACACGGCTGCTGCGCACGTCGCTCTTCATGTACGGCAACCGAGTGGTCCGGGCGGTCGAGGTGGCGGGTGACCTCGGCAACGCGCTACGGCACGTGGCGGCGCAGCCGGAGGTAAGGGCCGTCGAGGAGGCGATCAACCCTTACCTGGAAGAGGACCGCGACCTCACCGCCGCCGCCTCGGCGCGGGCCTTCTTCGCCCGGGCGGCCCTGCCCGCGGTCGGCCACGAGACGGACCCGGCCCCCGCCCTCGGCGCCGGCGGCGGCGAGCCGCTGACCCGGCAGGCGTTCCTGTACCCGGTACGGCCCGGCCGCGGCGCCGACGCGGCCCGGCTGCTCGGCGCCCTCGACGCCGCGGCCGCCACCGACCCGACGCACCCGCTGGCCGCTTCCACGGTCTTCCAGCGCGACGACACGGTGGTCCGCGTCATCGACGTCCGCGGGCTCCCCTCCGACGGCCCGGCCGCGCCGGTCCCCGCGGACGGCCCGACCGACGTGCTGCGCGAACTCCTCGTGCCGGGCGAGCCCGCCGACCCCACCGGGCTCGGCCACGGCGGCCACCCCATGACCCCCGTCACGGACCGCGCCTCGCGGTGACCCGACAGCCCCGCGACCCCGGCCCCGCACCCGCGTCCCCGCCCACACCCGCAGGACACCCCGCCCCGAAGGAGCCGCAATGACGAACGAAGTGCGCCTCGTGCACCTGGACGACACCAGCCCGAACCGCCGGCGCGGCGGCGACCTGAGGGCCCTGCTGACGCCCGCGTCGGTCGGCGCGACCAGCGGTTTCATGGGCGTGGCGATCGTGCAGCCGGGCGAGCGGATCGGCGAGCACTACCACCCGTACTCCGAGGAGTTCGTCTACGTGCTGAGCGGGGAGCTGGAGGTGGACCTGGACGGCGTGAGCCACCCGCTGCGGCCGGAGCAGGGCCTGATGATCCCGGTGGACATGCGGCACCGGTTCCGGAACGTGGGTGACAGCGAGGCGCGGATGGTCTTCCACCTGGGCCCGCTCGCGCCCCGCCCGGAGCTGGGCCACGTGGACACCGAGGAGACCGAGGGCGTGGCGGAGGTGGCCGGCGAGGCTGCCTCGGCGCCTCCCGACCCGACCAAGGCGCGGGCGTGAACCGCCCTGGCGGCGACCGCCGGGTCGCGGTCACCGGCCTCGGGGTGGTCGCCCCCGGCGGCATCGGGGTACCGGCCTTCTGGGACCTGCTGACCTCCGGTCGTACGGCCACCCGCGGCATCAGCCTCTTCGACCCGGCCGGCTTCCGCTCCCGGATCGCCGCGGAGTGCGACTTCGACCCGAGGACGGCAGGGCTCGGCGCCGAACTGGCCGAACGCGCCGACCGCTACGCCCAGTTCGCGCTGACCGCGACGCGCGAGGCGATCCGGGACAGCGGTCTCGACCTCGCCGCGCAGGACCCGTGGCGGGTCGGGGTGTGCCTGGGCTCGGCCGTCGGCGGCACCACCCGGCTGGAACGGGACTACGTCAAGGTCAGTGCGTCGGGAAGCCGTTGGGACGTGTCGCCGCAGGAGGCGGGCGCCCATCTGCACCGGGCGTTCCAACCCAGCGCGCTCGCCTCGGAGGTGGCCGAGGACATCGGCGCGCACGGCCCGGTGCAGACGGTCTCCACCGGCTGCACCTCGGGTCTCGACGCGGTCGGCCACGCCTTCCACGCCGTGCAGGAGGGCAAGGCCGACATCATCGTGGCCGGGGCGGCGGACTCGCCGATCTCACCGATCACGGTCGCCTGCTTCGACGCGATCAAGGCCACCTCGACCCGCAACGACGACCCGGCGCACGCCTCGCGCCCGTTCGACGCGGACCGGGACGGCTTCGTGCTCGGCGAGGGCTCGGCGGTGCTGCTGCTGGAGGAGTGGGAGCACGCCCGGCGGCGCGGTGCCCGCATCCTCTGCGAGCTGCGCGGCTTCGCGACCTTCGGGAACGCCTACCACATGACCGGACTGACCACCGAGGGCCGGGAGATGTCCGAGGCGATCGACCAGGCGCTGGCCGACGCGCGGATCGACCGGACCGGCGTGGACTACGTCAACGCGCACGGCTCCGGCACCAAGCAGAACGACCGGCACGAGACGGCGGCGGTCAAGCGCTCGCTCGGCGAGCACGCGCGCTCGGTGCCGATGAGTTCGATCAAGTCGATGGTCGGGCACTCGCTCGGCGCCATCGGCGCGATCGAACTCGCCGCGTGCGCGCTGGCGTTGACGCACGACGTGGTGCCGCCGACCGCCAACTACGAGACCCCGGACCCGGACTGCGACCTGGACTACGTGCCCCGCACCGCGCGGCAGGTCCGGCTGCGGTCCGTGCTGTCGGTCGGCAGCGGCTTCGGCGGCTTCCAGTCCGCGGTGGTGCTCGCACACGCCGAGAGGAGCACGTCATGAGCGGGTCCGACAGCGGCCGCGGGCAGACCGTGGTCACCGGGATCGGCGTCGTCGCGCCGAACGGCGTGGGCACCGAGGCGTTCTGGAAGGCGGTGCAGCTGGGCGGTTCGGTGCTCGGCCCGGTCCGCCGGGAGGGCTGCGAGCGGCTCCCGCTGAAGGTCGCGGGCCAGGTCGAGGACGGCTTCGACCCGGCCGGGCTGGTCGAGGACCGCTTCCTCGTACAGACCGACCGGTTCAGCCACTTCGCCATGGCGGCCGCGGAACTCGCCCTGTCCGAAGCCCACTTGGCGGCGGACCCGGACTCGCCGTTCGCGATCGGCGTGGTCACCGCGGCCGGCTCGGGCGGCGGCGAGTTCGGCCAGCGCGAGTTGCAGCAACTGTGGGGCAGCGGGCCGCAGTTCGTCGGCCCGTACCAGTCCATCGCCTGGTTCTACGCGGCCAGCACCGGCCAGGTCTCGATCCGCGGCGGCTTCCGGGGCCCGTGCGGGGTGCTCGCCGACGACGAGGCCGGCGGCCTGGACGTGTTCGCGCACGCCGGCCGGGCCATCCGGCGCGGCACCGACGCGATGGTGGTCGGCGCCACCGAGGCCCCGCTCGCGCCGTACTCCGTGGTGTGCCAGCTCGGCTACGACGAGCTGAGCCTGGCCACCGACCCGCGGCACGCCTACCTGCCGTTCACCGACGACGCCTGCGGCTACTCCCCCGCCGAGGGCGGCGCGATGTTCGTGGTCGAGGAGGAGTCCGCGGCCCGGCGGCGCGGCGCGCGGGTACGGGCGGTGGTCGCCGGGCACGCGGCCACGTTCACCGGCACCGGCGGCTGGCGGCACTCCCGGGAGGGCCTCGCGCGGGCGGCGCGGGGCGCGCTGGCGGAGGCCGGCTGCGCGCCCGAGGAGGTGGACGTGGTCTTCGCCGACGCGCTCGGCGTGCCCGAGGCCGACCAGGCCGAGGCCCTCGCCATCGCCGACGCGCTCGGGCCGCGCGCCGCGACCGTGCCCGTCACCGCCCCCAAGACCGGCTTCGGCCGCGCCTACGCGGCCGCCTCGGCGCTGGACGCCGCCGCGGCCGTGCTCGCCCTCGAACACGGCGTGGTGCCGCCCACCCCGAACGTGACCGAGGTCCGGCACGACCTCGACGTGGTCACCGGCGAGGCCCGCATCGCGCCGCTGCGCACCGCGCTGGTGCTCAGCCGCGGGCTGATGGGCTGCAACGCGGCGCTGGTGCTGCGCGTGCCCGAGTCCCCCCTTTCCCCCCACTGAGGTTCCCCCGAAGTTCCCCCACCGAAG comes from Streptomyces sp. NBC_00448 and encodes:
- a CDS encoding beta-ketoacyl-[acyl-carrier-protein] synthase family protein produces the protein MNRPGGDRRVAVTGLGVVAPGGIGVPAFWDLLTSGRTATRGISLFDPAGFRSRIAAECDFDPRTAGLGAELAERADRYAQFALTATREAIRDSGLDLAAQDPWRVGVCLGSAVGGTTRLERDYVKVSASGSRWDVSPQEAGAHLHRAFQPSALASEVAEDIGAHGPVQTVSTGCTSGLDAVGHAFHAVQEGKADIIVAGAADSPISPITVACFDAIKATSTRNDDPAHASRPFDADRDGFVLGEGSAVLLLEEWEHARRRGARILCELRGFATFGNAYHMTGLTTEGREMSEAIDQALADARIDRTGVDYVNAHGSGTKQNDRHETAAVKRSLGEHARSVPMSSIKSMVGHSLGAIGAIELAACALALTHDVVPPTANYETPDPDCDLDYVPRTARQVRLRSVLSVGSGFGGFQSAVVLAHAERSTS
- a CDS encoding SchA/CurD-like domain-containing protein, whose product is MTTLDDRLAPPSSSAVPGTARLRVVLLLDVLDGRQQRFLEAYEQIRHQVAAVPGHISDQLCQSLGNSSQWLITSEWEGSEPFLEWVESAAHRAMVEPLHGCVRDTRSLRFLVARETPEQGAPGAQGARTARAAAKPPAAPAAGLDPVPAPPLCSGGVVRHAITFTVKPGSEEAVAKLLSDYRAPQAQVDDTTRLLRTSLFMYGNRVVRAVEVAGDLGNALRHVAAQPEVRAVEEAINPYLEEDRDLTAAASARAFFARAALPAVGHETDPAPALGAGGGEPLTRQAFLYPVRPGRGADAARLLGALDAAAATDPTHPLAASTVFQRDDTVVRVIDVRGLPSDGPAAPVPADGPTDVLRELLVPGEPADPTGLGHGGHPMTPVTDRASR
- a CDS encoding cupin domain-containing protein, which codes for MTNEVRLVHLDDTSPNRRRGGDLRALLTPASVGATSGFMGVAIVQPGERIGEHYHPYSEEFVYVLSGELEVDLDGVSHPLRPEQGLMIPVDMRHRFRNVGDSEARMVFHLGPLAPRPELGHVDTEETEGVAEVAGEAASAPPDPTKARA
- a CDS encoding beta-ketoacyl synthase N-terminal-like domain-containing protein; the encoded protein is MSGSDSGRGQTVVTGIGVVAPNGVGTEAFWKAVQLGGSVLGPVRREGCERLPLKVAGQVEDGFDPAGLVEDRFLVQTDRFSHFAMAAAELALSEAHLAADPDSPFAIGVVTAAGSGGGEFGQRELQQLWGSGPQFVGPYQSIAWFYAASTGQVSIRGGFRGPCGVLADDEAGGLDVFAHAGRAIRRGTDAMVVGATEAPLAPYSVVCQLGYDELSLATDPRHAYLPFTDDACGYSPAEGGAMFVVEEESAARRRGARVRAVVAGHAATFTGTGGWRHSREGLARAARGALAEAGCAPEEVDVVFADALGVPEADQAEALAIADALGPRAATVPVTAPKTGFGRAYAAASALDAAAAVLALEHGVVPPTPNVTEVRHDLDVVTGEARIAPLRTALVLSRGLMGCNAALVLRVPESPLSPH